One part of the Deinococcus aquaedulcis genome encodes these proteins:
- a CDS encoding Mov34/MPN/PAD-1 family protein — protein sequence MRLLLPEVLRREVWRHARAEAPRECVGVLGGRQEGETWAAQTLYPLPNIDPAPERAYLADPGHLLRAWRAMQAEGLDLVALYHSHPRGPAGPSATDQALAAYPVPYLIADLSTGTLRAYLLPGGEEVGVEE from the coding sequence ATGCGCTTGCTGCTGCCGGAGGTGCTGCGCCGTGAGGTGTGGCGGCATGCCCGCGCGGAGGCGCCGCGTGAGTGTGTGGGGGTGCTGGGAGGACGGCAGGAGGGGGAGACCTGGGCGGCGCAGACGCTGTATCCGCTGCCCAACATTGACCCGGCGCCGGAGCGCGCGTATCTGGCTGATCCCGGCCACCTGCTGCGGGCGTGGCGGGCCATGCAGGCCGAGGGGCTGGACCTTGTGGCCCTGTACCACAGCCACCCGCGCGGTCCGGCCGGGCCCAGCGCCACCGATCAGGCGCTGGCGGCCTACCCGGTGCCCTACCTGATTGCGGATCTCAGCACCGGCACGCTGCGGGCCTACCTGTTGCCGGGTGGGGAAGAGGTGGGGGTGGAGGAGTAG
- a CDS encoding DNA translocase FtsK: protein MAKAKRRAAPVSQFDGEALGLVLFALGIFLGVTVFLPQPEAAPDQFMGQARTLLLSNLGWAAWLLPVVPVAYGTLVFLGRDLRNLTRRVLGGVVVVVSLLALHEVAQPGQAGELAARVMGPLRAVLSVLAALLPLITLTLGAELMLRLAPFTLLKGFFRHTSVLLGGSAAQVQGALEARQGGRESARVRTEARQGLSALGRELDDLRRLLPEDPGLRDLQQELRAASREVRGLDTAGLKNLERDLAGWRTLLDTFVGNAARDLREEVAAEAPEAGALSEAAANEIRAGRHELSTELPSTQACGALERWRRALVAEAQRLAVRAGRLERERKAAEKALNKADSAALAREWPAHRARREEWAALAREVTAWRGRAAAYSGWPELTAAFDRAPTEVATQLAEALSADPEGTVIDPAGWRAVLAQAQEEARRRVEAMTMPVSGMPTLDFDFTSDFSGAVAAPSPEPAAPLWSPPAGARAAVVAPPPAEQADEVRPLETPHLDLSPDRAAPTAAPRPPAITRPAPVPTPMPTPDPDLGELLQGAPDGMDPFSGWEDDDLPFGPPASATGPASGTSPAAPWESPAPEKTAPKPATQLPLFTGEPNPSPRPVQGALPLARPDERLLDPIPAAALNTAALDISARQRAGLIDETLRHFNLQARVVDYARGPTVTRYEIEPAPGEKISRIAGLSNDLARALAVGGVRVEAPVPGKSVIGLEVPNAEREPVTFHQAADAPSFKNTRAKLPIILGKSIDGELMVGDLAKMPHLLVAGSTGSGKSVCVNTLITSLLFKYLPTELRFLMIDPKMVELTPYDGIPHLVRGVVTNPVDAAGVLLGAVAHMERRYKMMSQVGAKNLEQFNAKMRQVGETELPHLVIIIDELADLMITSPKEVESAIMRLAQMARATGMHLVLATQRPSVDILTSLIKVNVPARIAFAVSSSHDSRTILDALGAERLTGMGDMLFYQPGLIKPVRLQGPYISEVESARIADELRRQVFEDTFVEAYGSDFEGGVEASGPSGDKTSMDFSDPLLRQAAQICIEEGQGSVSRLQRRLSVGHARAGKLMDMLEAMKIVSKHQGSKPREVLITEAELPEYFGR, encoded by the coding sequence ATGGCGAAGGCGAAAAGGAGGGCCGCTCCGGTCAGTCAGTTCGATGGAGAGGCACTGGGCCTGGTGCTGTTCGCTCTGGGGATCTTTCTGGGGGTGACGGTGTTTCTGCCGCAGCCAGAGGCCGCCCCCGATCAATTCATGGGGCAGGCCCGGACGCTGCTGCTCTCGAACCTGGGCTGGGCCGCGTGGCTGCTGCCGGTGGTGCCGGTGGCCTACGGCACCCTGGTCTTTCTGGGCCGTGACCTGCGCAACCTCACCCGCCGGGTGCTGGGCGGCGTGGTGGTGGTGGTCTCCCTGCTGGCGCTGCATGAGGTGGCGCAGCCCGGTCAGGCAGGCGAACTGGCCGCGCGGGTCATGGGGCCGCTGCGCGCGGTGCTGAGCGTGTTGGCGGCGCTGCTGCCACTGATCACCCTGACCCTGGGCGCCGAGCTGATGCTGCGCCTGGCGCCCTTTACGCTGCTCAAAGGCTTCTTCCGGCACACCAGTGTGCTGCTGGGCGGCAGCGCGGCGCAGGTGCAGGGCGCCCTGGAAGCCCGGCAGGGCGGGCGCGAATCGGCGCGGGTGCGCACCGAAGCCCGCCAGGGCCTCTCGGCGCTGGGCCGCGAACTGGACGACCTGCGCCGCCTGCTGCCCGAAGACCCGGGCCTGCGCGACCTGCAGCAGGAGCTGCGCGCCGCCTCGCGCGAGGTACGCGGCCTGGACACGGCCGGACTGAAGAACCTGGAACGCGACCTCGCCGGCTGGCGCACCCTGCTGGACACCTTTGTGGGCAACGCCGCGCGCGACCTGCGCGAAGAGGTGGCCGCCGAAGCCCCCGAGGCTGGCGCCCTAAGTGAAGCCGCCGCCAACGAGATCCGCGCCGGGCGCCACGAGCTGAGCACGGAACTGCCCAGCACCCAGGCGTGCGGCGCCCTGGAACGCTGGCGCCGCGCCCTGGTGGCCGAGGCCCAGCGCCTCGCCGTGCGGGCCGGACGCCTGGAGCGCGAGCGCAAGGCCGCCGAAAAGGCCCTGAACAAGGCCGACAGCGCCGCACTGGCCCGCGAGTGGCCCGCCCACCGGGCCCGTCGTGAGGAATGGGCCGCCCTGGCCCGCGAGGTCACGGCGTGGCGGGGCCGCGCCGCCGCCTACAGCGGCTGGCCGGAACTGACCGCCGCTTTTGACCGTGCCCCCACCGAGGTCGCCACCCAGCTCGCCGAGGCCCTGAGCGCCGACCCCGAAGGCACCGTGATTGATCCCGCCGGCTGGCGCGCGGTGCTGGCCCAGGCCCAAGAGGAAGCGCGCCGCCGCGTGGAAGCCATGACCATGCCGGTCTCCGGCATGCCCACCCTGGACTTCGACTTCACCAGTGATTTCTCTGGCGCGGTGGCGGCCCCCAGCCCCGAACCCGCCGCCCCGCTGTGGAGCCCGCCGGCTGGCGCGCGCGCAGCCGTGGTGGCGCCGCCCCCGGCAGAACAGGCCGACGAGGTCCGGCCGCTGGAAACACCCCACCTCGACCTCAGCCCCGACCGGGCTGCCCCCACTGCTGCCCCTCGCCCCCCGGCCATCACCCGCCCGGCCCCGGTGCCCACGCCTATGCCCACCCCCGACCCCGATCTGGGCGAACTGCTCCAGGGCGCCCCGGACGGCATGGACCCCTTTTCCGGCTGGGAAGACGACGACCTGCCCTTTGGCCCGCCTGCTTCGGCCACCGGGCCGGCGAGTGGGACATCACCGGCCGCCCCCTGGGAAAGCCCCGCGCCCGAGAAGACGGCCCCCAAACCCGCCACCCAGCTCCCCCTGTTTACCGGCGAGCCCAACCCCAGCCCCCGCCCGGTGCAGGGTGCGCTGCCGCTGGCCCGGCCCGATGAGCGGCTGCTGGACCCCATTCCGGCCGCTGCCCTGAACACGGCGGCGCTGGACATCTCGGCGCGGCAGCGCGCCGGGCTGATTGACGAGACGCTGCGGCACTTCAATCTGCAGGCGCGCGTGGTGGACTACGCCCGGGGCCCCACCGTCACCCGCTACGAGATCGAGCCGGCCCCCGGTGAAAAGATCAGCCGCATTGCGGGCCTGTCCAACGACCTTGCCCGCGCGCTGGCCGTGGGCGGCGTGCGCGTGGAAGCCCCAGTGCCTGGCAAAAGCGTGATTGGCCTGGAAGTGCCCAACGCTGAACGCGAACCCGTAACCTTCCACCAGGCCGCCGACGCGCCCAGCTTCAAGAACACCCGCGCCAAGCTGCCCATCATCCTGGGCAAGAGCATTGACGGCGAACTGATGGTGGGCGACCTCGCCAAAATGCCGCACCTGCTGGTGGCGGGCTCCACGGGCTCGGGCAAATCGGTGTGCGTGAACACGCTGATCACCTCGCTGCTGTTCAAGTACCTGCCCACCGAACTGCGCTTCCTGATGATTGACCCCAAGATGGTGGAGCTCACGCCCTACGACGGCATTCCCCATCTGGTGCGCGGCGTGGTCACCAACCCGGTGGACGCGGCGGGCGTGCTGCTGGGCGCCGTGGCCCACATGGAGCGCCGCTACAAGATGATGAGCCAGGTGGGCGCCAAGAACCTGGAGCAGTTCAACGCCAAGATGCGGCAGGTGGGCGAAACGGAACTGCCCCACCTCGTGATCATCATTGACGAGCTCGCCGACCTGATGATCACCAGTCCCAAGGAAGTGGAAAGCGCGATCATGCGCCTCGCCCAGATGGCGCGCGCCACCGGCATGCACCTCGTGCTGGCAACCCAGCGGCCCAGCGTGGATATCCTGACCAGCCTGATCAAAGTCAACGTGCCCGCGCGCATTGCCTTTGCGGTGAGCAGCAGCCACGACAGCCGCACGATTCTGGACGCCCTGGGCGCCGAACGCCTGACGGGCATGGGCGACATGCTGTTCTACCAGCCGGGTCTGATCAAGCCGGTGCGTCTGCAGGGCCCGTACATCAGCGAGGTGGAATCCGCCCGCATTGCCGATGAACTGCGGCGGCAGGTGTTCGAGGACACGTTCGTGGAAGCCTACGGGTCAGACTTTGAGGGTGGCGTGGAGGCCAGCGGCCCCAGCGGCGACAAGACGAGCATGGATTTCTCTGATCCCCTGCTGCGTCAGGCCGCGCAGATCTGCATTGAGGAAGGTCAGGGCAGTGTGTCGCGTCTGCAGCGCCGCCTCTCGGTGGGCCACGCGCGGGCCGGCAAGCTGATGGACATGCTGGAGGCCATGAAGATTGTCAGCAAGCATCAGGGCAGCAAACCCCGCGAGGTGCTGATCACCGAAGCTGAATTGCCGGAGTATTTTGGCCGCTGA
- a CDS encoding nucleoside hydrolase: protein MTRAPLPVILDGDPGLDDAVAWLLALASPEDAEVLGVTTVHGNVGLNLTTHNAGVVLALAGEAGADVRVYPGADRPLVVPAVSAAAVHGDSGLPADDLPPPTRAPEAEHAALFIIRTVRERPGEVTLVPTGPLTNVALALRLAPDIAPLIREIVWMGGSSAQGNRTPAAEFNALADPHAAQIVFQAGVPLKMVGLNATMGCIATPDRVAALRALGNRAGAVCAELLTFYAGVYQRRYGMNGGALHDPLAVAAALRPELLDWQPMNVQVETQAGLNLGRTMCDLYGVTDEPANAQVAMGVRDEAFFGWLLERIGRLG from the coding sequence ATGACCCGCGCTCCCCTGCCCGTGATTCTCGACGGCGACCCTGGCCTGGACGACGCTGTGGCTTGGCTGCTGGCGCTGGCCAGCCCCGAAGACGCCGAGGTGCTGGGCGTGACCACCGTACACGGCAACGTGGGCCTGAACCTGACCACCCACAACGCGGGCGTGGTGCTGGCGCTGGCCGGCGAGGCAGGTGCTGACGTGCGTGTGTACCCCGGCGCCGACCGGCCGCTGGTGGTGCCGGCCGTCAGCGCCGCCGCTGTCCACGGCGACAGCGGCCTGCCGGCCGACGACCTGCCCCCGCCCACCCGCGCCCCCGAGGCCGAGCACGCTGCCCTGTTCATCATCCGCACCGTGCGTGAGCGCCCCGGCGAGGTGACCCTGGTGCCCACCGGCCCGCTGACCAACGTGGCCCTGGCCCTGCGGCTGGCCCCGGACATCGCGCCCCTGATCCGCGAGATCGTCTGGATGGGCGGTTCCTCGGCACAGGGCAACCGCACCCCCGCTGCCGAATTCAACGCCCTGGCCGACCCCCACGCGGCGCAGATCGTCTTTCAGGCCGGCGTGCCGCTGAAGATGGTGGGTCTGAACGCCACCATGGGGTGCATTGCCACGCCAGACCGCGTGGCCGCGCTGCGGGCGCTGGGCAACCGCGCCGGGGCGGTGTGCGCCGAACTCCTGACCTTTTACGCCGGGGTGTACCAGCGCCGCTACGGTATGAACGGCGGCGCGCTGCACGACCCGCTGGCGGTGGCGGCGGCCCTGCGCCCAGAACTGCTGGACTGGCAACCCATGAACGTGCAGGTCGAAACCCAGGCGGGCCTGAACCTCGGCCGAACCATGTGCGACCTGTACGGCGTGACAGACGAGCCCGCCAATGCCCAGGTGGCCATGGGCGTGCGCGATGAAGCGTTTTTCGGCTGGCTGCTGGAGCGGATTGGGCGGCTGGGATAG